The window CCATCGGGACGGATGGCCAAAGGGGCATGTTTTTCAAACAACCATTTCATGGCTTTAAGTGGCATACCAGGTGCTGCCCAAGGCGTGGCATACCCTGGAGAGATTTGTCCTGCATTGGCAAAACTGGTTTCTTCCGCTGCTTGGGGCTGGCGGTCAATCACCGTGACGTCCACGCCAGCGCGAGCCAAGTAATAAGCCGTGGTGATACCGATGACGCCACTTCCCAAAACGATGGTTTTCATGAGTTTTCCCCTGTTTTGCTCAATGAAAACGAAGTTTATGGAGGTTTTAGCAGTTAATTTTGCTGAATTAATTGGGTTATTGAGGTAAATTGATTAAATATAACTTCAACTTTCACTCGAAGCAAAAAAAATGACTGAGTTAGACCGAATCGACCGAAAAATCCTCGACATCTTGCAACGCCAGGGAAGAATTTCCATGACGGAACTGGGGGAGCAAATTGGCCTGTCAACTTCGCCTTGTGCAGAGCGGGTTAAACGCATGGAACGACAAGGCGTTATCAAGGGCTATCACGCCCGCATAGAACCCAAGGCACTCGAAAAGCCCTTGTTGGTCTTTGTTGAAATCACGCTCACCACCAAATCGGGCGAGGTGTTTGACAAGGTGCGAAATCAAATTGCCAATATGCCGGAAGTGATGGAGTGTCACTTGGTGTCGGGAAGTTTTGATTACTTGGTAAAGGCACGTTTGAGTGCCATGACGCAATACCGAGATTTGCTCAGCAACATCTTGAATCAAATTCCGGTGCCTTCACAATCGCACAGTTACGTCGTGATGGAAGAGGTGAAAGATTCAACGTACATCACCGTCTAAACGGACGATGATGCAGCGTTGTTGTTTTAGAACTTGAAGCGTTTGCCCAGCGCTTGAAACCGACGACCCCACGCCTCACGCGTCAGCTCAATGCTGTCGTAGAAGCTGGGGATGATGAGTAAGGTCAGAATGGTGGATGTGATGGTGCCGCCAATGATGGCCGTCGCCATGGGTCGGTAAAACTCACTGCCTTCGCCAATGCCAATGGCCACAGGCAACATGCCTGCAATCAAAGCAAAGGTGGTCATGATGATGGGACGCAAACGTTTGCGACCAGCAGTCATGAGTGCTTCTTCACGGTCGACGCCTTCAGCCTCTAAGGTGCGTGCAGCATCGAGCAACAAAATGGCATTTTTGGCCACCAAGCCCATCAACATGATCACACCAATCAGGCTCATCAGATTGAGTGTGCCGCCGGTGATCAACAAAGCCAAGACCACACCAATCAGCGACAGCGGCAGCGAGAACATCACTGCCAAGGGTGCAGTGAAGGAGCTGAACTGCATGACCAAGATGAAGTACATCAGACCGATGCCAGAGATCAGCGCAATGCCCATTTCTGCGAAGACTTCTTTCTGGTCTTTGGATGCACCATCCAGTTCAATGCCGTAGCCTTCTGGGAAGTTGATGCTTTTTGCAATCTTCAATGCATCGGCAGTGACCTCACCCGATGAACGACCTTGGGCATTGGCTGACACGCCAATCGTGCGTTTGCCATCGGAGTGTTCAATTTTGGAAGGTGCTTTGCCCATGGACACTTTGGCAATTTGCGCCAAGGGCACCACGGTGTTCATGCCGCTGACCGTGATGGGCAGGCGTTCAATGTTGGACACACTCATGCGATCTTCTGGGGCCAAGCGAATGGCCACATCACGTGACTCGCCGGTGGGGTCTACCCAGTCGCCGACTTCAATGCCAGCAAACGCGACGCGCAATGCATTGGCGGCATCTGTGACAGAAATGCCCAGTGAATTGGCCAAACCTCGGTCCAATTCAATTTGCAATTCGTTCTGTGGGTCTTGCTGTGACAAACCCACATCAACCGCCCCCGGCACTTGACGCAATTTCTCCATGAAATCACTGGTGATGGCCAACAGCTTGCGCGAATCGGTACCGCTGAAACGAATTTGAACGGGCTTGGCTGCGCCATTGGAAAGGTCGTCGAGCACGGTGTACTCAGCCCCTACCAATTGCGAAGTGCGCTTGCGCAACTCAATGGCAATTTCTTGCGCTGTGCGTTTGCGTTCTGTGCTCTTGCCGATGTCGACATAAATGCGACCGCCAGTTGGATTCACATAGCTGTTGGTGGCCTTGGTCTCAGGCATGGTGCGCGCCATGATGGCGGCAGCTTCAAGCTTGATGCGGGAGTATTCCAAATTGCTGCTGGCAGGCGAGCGCACATCAATGGCCAATGTTTTGCCATCTGTCTTCGGTAAGAAGCTAGAGCCCCCAAATTGCACTTGCAAAAAGATGGCGCCAAAGAAACTGACGACGGCAAAGGCAATCATCCAACGGCGGTGGTGCAGAGCCCAGGCAATGACATTGCCATAACGGTCTGCTTGATGGTCGAACCATTCGTTGAATTGTTTCAATTTCAAGCTGATGCCGGTTTTAGGCTTGAGGTGTTCACCAGGTGGGTCACCCCAATAAGCTGACAACATGGGATCGAGGGTGAATGAAATCAACAAACTGACCAACACCGAGGCGACCACAGTGAGACCGAAAGGTCTGAACCATTCTCCCGAAACACCTGGCATGAAACCCACCGGAATGAACACAGCCACAATAGAAAAGGTGGTGCCTGCCACTGCCATGCCAATCTCAGCGGTGCCGTTCAAAGCTGCAGTGCGTCGGTCTGAGCCGCGTTCCATGTGCCGCACAATGTTTTCTCGCACCACAATGGCATCGTCAATCAAGACCCCGATGGCCAAGGACAAGCCCAACAAACTCATGAAATTGAGTGTGAACCCGCAGAGCCAAACCGCAATGAAGGCTGTGATGACGGACGTGGGCAAAGACAAGGCGGTAATTAGTGTAGAACGCCATGAATTTAAGAACACGTACACCACGAAGATGGTGAGGCCTGCACCAAAAATCAATGCGTCCACCACGTTGTTCAGGCTGTTTTGTGCTTCAACACCACCGTCTTGGGTGATTTCAAGTTTTGTTCCTTCTGGCAGGGTCTTGTTGACTTCTGCGACCAATTTTCGGATTTCATTGGCAACGCTGACCGTGGATGCATCGCGCGAACGCGTAATGGCCATGCCCACATTGGGCTTGCCACTTCGCATGCTCAAGGTGGTCAGTTCTGCAAAACCATCGCTGACGGTGGCCACTTGACCCAAACGAATGAGTTCATTGCCACTGCGTTTGATCACAATTTGATTGAACTCAACAGGCGTTTCAATGCGTCCCAGCAGTCGAATGCTTTGGTCTTCCATTGCGCCGCGAATTTTGCCGACTGGCGCAGCGGCATTTTGTGAGCGAAGGGCGTTGACCACTTCAGTCACAGATAAATTCACTTCGCGCAGTTTTTGGGCATGCAGCAAAACGCTCAATTCGCGCTTGAGAGCGCCATTCACATTGACTTGGGCAACGCCTGGAATACCGCGAAACTTGTCTGCAATTTGATCTTCCACAATACGGGAAATTTCAGCGTGGCTTTGGCTTGAAGTAGACAAAGCCAATTGCATGATGGGCTGCGCAGCAGGGTCGATGCGCAAGATGACCGGTTCCCGAATTTCGGTGGGCAATTTGTAACGCACTTTGCCGATGGCGTTGCGCACTTCATCGGTGGCTTCCACCATGTTCTTTTTGAATTCAAAGAACACCAGCATGTTGGCATTGCCTTCATTGGCCGTGCCGCGCAGGTCTTTGATGCCATTGACCGATTGCAAGGCCTTTTCCACACGGTTCAGAACTTCTCGTTCCACCGTGTCGGGTGATGCGCCTGGGTAGTTGATGTCGATCACCAGCAAGGGCATGTCAACATCTGGGATTTGATTGACTTTGAGTTTTTTCAATGCCATGAGCCCGACGGCCATGAGCATGAGCAATATGACGATCGTGACGACCGGCTTCTTAACGCTGAAGTTGGACAAAAACATGGTTTATGGGCCCACTTTGACAGCTGTGTCGGCGCGCAACGTAAAGACTTGGCCGTCTTTCAAAGAGCTGCCGTTGTTGCGCAAGACTTTGTCGCCAGCGGTCAAGCCTGAAGTCACCACCCACTGGCCCAGGCGCGTGTCACGATCACCCAATTGAATGGCTCGTTTCACAATTTTGTTGCCATCCAAGATCCAAGCAAACACTTTGTCACCTTCGCGGCGCAAACTGCTTTCTGAAATCATCACGGCGGGTTTGGTGAGTGTTTCCACCACACCTTCTGCATAAAGACCCACCACCGGCGGGCGGTCTTTGCTGTTGATTTCCACAATCACCGACACTTGTCGTGTGATGGGGTTGGCAGCGCCATCAATGCGTTTGACGATGCCGCGGCTGGCCAATTGATCGCCATTTTGGGCCACGCCGTTGATGCGGAAATTCACACGTTGACCCACTTTGAGTACACCCATTTGATCGGCTGACACTTGGCCTTCAAAACGCATGCTGCTGGGGTCTATCACTTGAATCAGTTCTTTGCCAATTTGCGCAGTGTCACCTGCTGATGCTTTGCGTGCGCTCACGACGCCTGTAAAAGGTGCGCGAACTTCGGTGCGCTCAATTTGTTGTTTGGCAGCCGCCACACGTGCTTTGCTGGCCACGTGCTCGCTTTGCGCGGCGTTGCGCTTGATCTCTGACTCTTCCAAGCCTTGCATGGACACCATGCCTTGGGCCTGCAGGGATTTCATGCGTTGGTATTGGCGTTCAGCGCCGTCCAAAGATTGGGCGGCAGCACGCAAAGATTCTTCGGCAGAGCTGAGGTTGTCACGCAAAACGCTGCTGTCCAAGGAGACCAGCAAATCGCCTTTGCGAACAGGTTCGCCATTTTCTTTGTGAACCTTGACCACGGTGGCGCTCACTTCTGCTCTCAAATCAGCGCGCAATTCGGGTTGCAGTGAGCCAGAGATGACAGGACCTGTGCCGTGGTCAGCGGTACCCAATTGCAAGATGTCTTCAGAGCCCAAACTCAGTGCCACGCTCTCGGCGGCTTTGTCGGCATTGCCATCAGGTTTTTTGCAAGCCACCAAAGTGCTGGCAATGCACAGGCTGGCTATTAAAGACAAAACGAAGGGGAATCGACCCAAACGAGGGGAACGCAGCATGGGAACTCCGAATAGGAAAAAAGTTCCCGAATTACATCATGAAAACCTCATTTTCAAGGCTTTAAAGGCTGGTTCTGAGGGACCAAATTTCGGGGAATAGCACCACATCCAACATCTTGCGAAGGTAGCTGACGCCACCCGTGCCGCCGGTGCCTCGTTTGAAGCCGATCACGCGCTCCACCGTGGTCAGATGCCTGAAGCGCCAAAGCCGGAAAGCGTCTTCCAAATCGGCCAGTTCTTCACCCAGTTGGTAAAGGTCCCAGTGTTGCTTGTGATTTCTATAAACAATCAGCCAAGCCTCTTCGACTTGGGCGTTGGCGGCATAAGGCTGGCGCCAGTCTCTTTCTAAATGAGAGGTCGGTACCGCCAAGCCACGTTTTTCCAAGAGTTTCAAACACACGTCGTAGAGCGAAGGCGCGGTGTAGGCTTTTTCAACAATGGCATGCAAATCGGGTCGGTGTGAATGGGGCATCAACATGGCCGCATTTTTGTTGCCCATTGAAAATTCAATGCAACGGTACTGCCAACTTTGAAAGCCACTCGATTGCGCTAAGTAAGGCCGGATGGCGCTGTACTCTGGCGGCGTCATGGTGGCCAACACATCCCATGCATGCACCAGTTGCGCCATAATTTGCGAGACACGGGCCAACATTTTGAAAGCATCTGGCAGATCGTCTTGTTGAATGTGATGAATGGCTGCTTGAAGTTCGTGCAGCATCAGCTTCATCCACAACTCGCTGGTTTGGTGTTGCACGATGAACAGCATTTCATTGTGATCGGGCGACAGCGGTTTTTGTGCATTCAAGATGGCGTCAAGTTGCAGGTAGTCGCCGTAGCTCATGGATTGGCTGAAATCCAATTGCGCTTTCTCGTCTTGCACAATTTGTGCGGTGCTGACTTCGTCTGCTGATTCTGCAGAGGTCATTGGCGCAGAGGCGCCTTGGCTAAAGGGGCATCCAGACATGGTGCGTTCTTTCTAGTTCAGGTGACGGCGTTCTTTTGCGAAAAGCGCGCTTGTTGCCATTCCTGGGTGTCCATCACTTCTTTGATATGCCGCACGGCATGCCACACATCGGCAAAGCCTACATACAAAGGTGTGAGGCCAAATCGTAGAATGTCGGGGTGATGTTGGCCATCGCCCGCACGGAAGTCGCCAATGACGCCGCGCGCAATCAGCGCTTGCACAATGGCATAGGCGCCTTCGTTGCGCGTCAAGCTCACTTGAGAGCCGCGCAGGTCATCTTGCGCTGGTGTTGCAATGCCAAAGCCATGGCCTTGCAATTGGTTTTGTACCAATTGCATGAACAGGCCAGTGAGGGCCAAGGATTTTTGGCGCAGCGCTTTCATGCCCCCCAGTTTTTCTGCTTCTAAAAAAGCATCCAAACCTGTATCGAGTGCGGTCAAGCTCAAGATGGGCTGCGTGCCGCATTGATATCGTGTGATGCCTGCAGCGGGTTGGTAATCTGGCGTGAATTCAAAAGGGGCTGCGTGACCCCACCAGCCCGTGAGCGGTTGCCAAAAACGATCGGTGTGTTTGGGGTTGACCCAAACAAATGCGGGTGCACCGGGGCCGCCGTTGAGGTATTTGTAGCCGCAGCCCACAGCAAAGTCGGCATGGGCACCATTCAAATCAACAGGTACTGCACCTGCGCTGTGTGCCAAATCCCAAACGCTTAATGCACCTACCGCGTGTGCAGCAGCGGTCATGTCTTTCATGTTCAGCATGGCGCCAGTGCGGTAGTTCACATGCGTCAACATCAGCACGGCCACGTCGTGTTGAAGTGCGCTGTGTAGTTCTTCGGCTTCTACCAGTTTGAGTTGGTAGCCGCGCTCTTTGCACAAGGCTTCTGCAATGTAGAGGTCGGTTGGAAAGTTGGTGCGCTCACTCAGAACGATGTTCTTTTGGGGGTGGTCGGCTTTGGCAATCGACAAGGCCGCACTCAGCACTTTGAACAAATTGATGGAGGTGCTGTCTGCCGCCACTACTTCATCGTCTTTGGCGCCAATGAGTTTGGCAATTTTGTTGCCTACTTGGAGTGGCAATTGAAACCAACCGGCTGTGTTCCAACTTTTGATCAGATCGGTGCCCCATTCTTGCGCCACCGCTTGTGCAACGCGCGAAGGCGTTGCTTTGGGTAATACGCCCAATGAGTTGCCATCCAAGTAAATCACGCCTTCGGGCAGTTGAAACAATTCACGCAATGAGCGCAAGGGGTCTTGTTGGTCCAGAGCTTGGCATTCGGCTAAAGAGTGGGTGGTCATGTTCAAAGTTCTCGAAGGATGGCGCGAACGGGACTTGCGTCTGCGCTCATGAGTTTCAGGGGCAGGGCGATCAATTCGTAGTCGCCTTGTTCGATGTGATCGAGTTGCAAGTTTTCCAAGACACGCATGTTGCGCTGTCGGATCACTTGGTGGCTGTCCAACGTCTTGCTGTCGGCTGGATCGATGCTGGCGCTGTCGATGCCAATCAGTTTCACACCGAGGTCTGCCAAGGCATGCAGCGTCTCGGGTGCGAATGCCGTGAGCTGCTTGTCAAATTGGTGTGTCGGAAATGTTGTGTAAGTTCTCACCACAATTCGATCGGGGGCATTGCCCAGTTGATGAGATAAATGCTGCATCGTGATCAGCGGCCCAACGCCAATGGCGTGAATCACTCTGCAAGGCCCTATGAAGGTCTGTAAATCGACTTGGCCAATGGCTGCGCCTTCAGGGTCGTAGTGCAAAGGCGCATCGGCGTGTGCGCCCACGTGGGGTGACAAGGTAATGGCGCTGACGTTGACAGGGCAATCTGCCGCAATTTGGGCAGACCATTTCAAATGGAAAGGCGTGTCGCCC is drawn from Limnohabitans sp. 103DPR2 and contains these coding sequences:
- a CDS encoding winged helix-turn-helix transcriptional regulator; its protein translation is MTELDRIDRKILDILQRQGRISMTELGEQIGLSTSPCAERVKRMERQGVIKGYHARIEPKALEKPLLVFVEITLTTKSGEVFDKVRNQIANMPEVMECHLVSGSFDYLVKARLSAMTQYRDLLSNILNQIPVPSQSHSYVVMEEVKDSTYITV
- a CDS encoding efflux RND transporter permease subunit; translation: MFLSNFSVKKPVVTIVILLMLMAVGLMALKKLKVNQIPDVDMPLLVIDINYPGASPDTVEREVLNRVEKALQSVNGIKDLRGTANEGNANMLVFFEFKKNMVEATDEVRNAIGKVRYKLPTEIREPVILRIDPAAQPIMQLALSTSSQSHAEISRIVEDQIADKFRGIPGVAQVNVNGALKRELSVLLHAQKLREVNLSVTEVVNALRSQNAAAPVGKIRGAMEDQSIRLLGRIETPVEFNQIVIKRSGNELIRLGQVATVSDGFAELTTLSMRSGKPNVGMAITRSRDASTVSVANEIRKLVAEVNKTLPEGTKLEITQDGGVEAQNSLNNVVDALIFGAGLTIFVVYVFLNSWRSTLITALSLPTSVITAFIAVWLCGFTLNFMSLLGLSLAIGVLIDDAIVVRENIVRHMERGSDRRTAALNGTAEIGMAVAGTTFSIVAVFIPVGFMPGVSGEWFRPFGLTVVASVLVSLLISFTLDPMLSAYWGDPPGEHLKPKTGISLKLKQFNEWFDHQADRYGNVIAWALHHRRWMIAFAVVSFFGAIFLQVQFGGSSFLPKTDGKTLAIDVRSPASSNLEYSRIKLEAAAIMARTMPETKATNSYVNPTGGRIYVDIGKSTERKRTAQEIAIELRKRTSQLVGAEYTVLDDLSNGAAKPVQIRFSGTDSRKLLAITSDFMEKLRQVPGAVDVGLSQQDPQNELQIELDRGLANSLGISVTDAANALRVAFAGIEVGDWVDPTGESRDVAIRLAPEDRMSVSNIERLPITVSGMNTVVPLAQIAKVSMGKAPSKIEHSDGKRTIGVSANAQGRSSGEVTADALKIAKSINFPEGYGIELDGASKDQKEVFAEMGIALISGIGLMYFILVMQFSSFTAPLAVMFSLPLSLIGVVLALLITGGTLNLMSLIGVIMLMGLVAKNAILLLDAARTLEAEGVDREEALMTAGRKRLRPIIMTTFALIAGMLPVAIGIGEGSEFYRPMATAIIGGTITSTILTLLIIPSFYDSIELTREAWGRRFQALGKRFKF
- a CDS encoding efflux RND transporter periplasmic adaptor subunit — encoded protein: MLRSPRLGRFPFVLSLIASLCIASTLVACKKPDGNADKAAESVALSLGSEDILQLGTADHGTGPVISGSLQPELRADLRAEVSATVVKVHKENGEPVRKGDLLVSLDSSVLRDNLSSAEESLRAAAQSLDGAERQYQRMKSLQAQGMVSMQGLEESEIKRNAAQSEHVASKARVAAAKQQIERTEVRAPFTGVVSARKASAGDTAQIGKELIQVIDPSSMRFEGQVSADQMGVLKVGQRVNFRINGVAQNGDQLASRGIVKRIDGAANPITRQVSVIVEINSKDRPPVVGLYAEGVVETLTKPAVMISESSLRREGDKVFAWILDGNKIVKRAIQLGDRDTRLGQWVVTSGLTAGDKVLRNNGSSLKDGQVFTLRADTAVKVGP
- the kynA gene encoding tryptophan 2,3-dioxygenase; translated protein: MTSAESADEVSTAQIVQDEKAQLDFSQSMSYGDYLQLDAILNAQKPLSPDHNEMLFIVQHQTSELWMKLMLHELQAAIHHIQQDDLPDAFKMLARVSQIMAQLVHAWDVLATMTPPEYSAIRPYLAQSSGFQSWQYRCIEFSMGNKNAAMLMPHSHRPDLHAIVEKAYTAPSLYDVCLKLLEKRGLAVPTSHLERDWRQPYAANAQVEEAWLIVYRNHKQHWDLYQLGEELADLEDAFRLWRFRHLTTVERVIGFKRGTGGTGGVSYLRKMLDVVLFPEIWSLRTSL
- the kynU gene encoding kynureninase gives rise to the protein MTTHSLAECQALDQQDPLRSLRELFQLPEGVIYLDGNSLGVLPKATPSRVAQAVAQEWGTDLIKSWNTAGWFQLPLQVGNKIAKLIGAKDDEVVAADSTSINLFKVLSAALSIAKADHPQKNIVLSERTNFPTDLYIAEALCKERGYQLKLVEAEELHSALQHDVAVLMLTHVNYRTGAMLNMKDMTAAAHAVGALSVWDLAHSAGAVPVDLNGAHADFAVGCGYKYLNGGPGAPAFVWVNPKHTDRFWQPLTGWWGHAAPFEFTPDYQPAAGITRYQCGTQPILSLTALDTGLDAFLEAEKLGGMKALRQKSLALTGLFMQLVQNQLQGHGFGIATPAQDDLRGSQVSLTRNEGAYAIVQALIARGVIGDFRAGDGQHHPDILRFGLTPLYVGFADVWHAVRHIKEVMDTQEWQQARFSQKNAVT
- the kynB gene encoding arylformamidase; this translates as MKKIWDISPPIDASSPVFPGDTPFHLKWSAQIAADCPVNVSAITLSPHVGAHADAPLHYDPEGAAIGQVDLQTFIGPCRVIHAIGVGPLITMQHLSHQLGNAPDRIVVRTYTTFPTHQFDKQLTAFAPETLHALADLGVKLIGIDSASIDPADSKTLDSHQVIRQRNMRVLENLQLDHIEQGDYELIALPLKLMSADASPVRAILREL